The Rhinolophus sinicus isolate RSC01 linkage group LG15, ASM3656204v1, whole genome shotgun sequence region GGTGTCTTGCTGGCTCAGAGTATGTAGGGTCTGGCAGAGTGTGGTGCAGGGAAGGTGAAGCAGCAGCCAGCTAAGTGAATCGAGAGCAATGATGACAGGACCAGGATCTGTCCTTCTGTACATGGCTCTCAAGGCTCCCAGGGCACCCTCTGGAAGGGCTTCCCCAGTCTTTGACCAGTTGAGAGGGTCTCTGAAGAGATCATGGTAAACCAGtctgcaaagagaaaataagagacaACATAATACTGCCCCATCCTCCCAGTCCTGAAATTCATCCTGTGATCTTTGTGgctctgttttctccattttcactAATATCTTAAATACCAGTGAAAGGTTAATTACGGAGAAGTAGAATATAGTGATTTAGAAAACAGACTTTGCCATCTAACAGCCCTGAGCTCCAAGCTTGGCTCTGTTAGTTGCCCAAGGACACCTAAGTGATAAATTAGTTAATCTttctaagactcagtttcttcatttgtaaagtaggGATACCAACTTGACATTTAGTACAGACATACTAAATACTTGATAAATGTTAATCACtatcaaatatttcctgagtggtGGCTAAAATGTATCATTCTCTGGAtggataaagagaaaggaaagaatgagacaTGGTTCCAGCCTGCAGAACAGCTTAGAGAAGGTCAAGAATTAAATCATGTGGTActaactacagaaaaaaaaatagcaattcaGGAAAGGGAGACTGGTGTGGAGTAGAAATCCTGGAATAGTTTCATGGTGGCAGAACTTGTTCCCAGACACCTCCTTTCGATCTCCTGCTTCTCTTGTGAATGACATCTTAACATACAGGATCACCTCTATCACAATGGCTGACACAAAATTAGGGCTCAACAGAGGTAAACTAGTTATTATCCATGGAGCTACCGAGACCAGGTAGtagtctttctttttcaattttttaaaattagttttaggtgtacagagCAATGTAGTAGTTATTTAAACCCCTCATAGTGATAACCCCCCATCCCagctactaccctctgacatattatatagctgttacaataccatcaactatcttccctatgttgtattccAGATCCCATGAGAatacatacctatatatttagttgtagttgacattcaatattattctactttagcttcaggtgtgtagcacatggtcaggcatctacacagtctatgatgtgatccccctgatatgtccagtgcccatctggcaccttacatgatctttacaacattgttggttatatgccccatactgtattaactaccaatttgtatttcctaatgccttcacctttttcaccctgcccccaaccccattcccagctatcaccctgataaatctagtacctatttggccccatacctagttattacactatcattgactgtattccttgtgctataccctacatctccatgactactgtataataaccaatttgtacttcttaatcccttcccctttcgcCCATCCttaaccccactcccatcttaaagaagtccctctaagactccttttaatactggtttggtgatgaactccttcagctttcttgtctgggaagctccttatctgtccttcaattctaaatgatagccttgctgggtagagcaatcttggttatatgtcattgctttttcatcacttggagtatttcctgtcactcccttcttgcctgcaaagtttctgttgagaagtcagctgagtcttatgggagctcccctgtaggttaactaactgtttttctcttgctgcttttaagattctctctttgtatttaaccactggcattttaattatgtgtattGGTGTTGGCCTCtctgggtttatcttgtttgggatgctgtacttcctgggcttgtatgtctatttccttcactaggttagggaagttttctgtcattattctggtacccctataatgtgaatgttgatccgcttgatattgtcctggaggccccttaaactctcaattttttggattctttttactgttctggttgggtgttttctgctaccttatgttcTACATCTCTGGttggatcctctgtttcatctaatctattgttgattccccataatagtcttcatttctgttactgtatcctttatttctaactggttcttttttatggttttcatctccatttttatgcttcctatctctctattgaagttctccctgagatcattgagcattcttataagcagtgtttggaactctgcatctgactGCTtactccattttgcttagttctttttctggagctttgttctattcttttatttgggacatatctgtctccccattttggctgcctccatgtgtttgtttctatgtattaggtagggctgctaggtcttctggtcttagtagagtgaccttatgtagtaggtgtgctgtggggttcagtggcagtctttctggtcacctagGCCACaagctccaggtatgtcccttgtgtgggttgtgtgtgccctcctcttgtagttgagccttggttgataactgcccatcaatgggagggactgacccttgggctcactggttgtgaggactggctttgactacagtggaagagttgttgtgtaggggctgaccctatggagcaggatcttcctcagcaggactctggtgtctgcccaattCGCCCCTTAGGTGTGTCCAGTTGGAgccagctgggtgatgctccagcttgttttgaagctggccactgggggcaccagccccaggaccaccttggagatCTGCTGTAGGTCTGCTTCAGCCACAGCCCGTACCCCACTTAGGGCCACttagtgggagccagaaagaaatccacagatggcttcTGCTCATGCTGTACTTGGAaacaccttgagaggccaagccatgaaccaaggccagctattgctagtgccagcttagggctgctcaaccagaggtacaggacacactcaagcagATGTTGCTGTCTGGGTTCCGCAAACCTAGggaagtctgcagcttgagccaaagcAGGCAGTCTGcacgaaaaagccactgaaagcagcctgggtgtgtccaaaagttgggtggggcagggtctccaATCACCTGGGCGTAGCAAATGAACagcagactcagatatggcggccaccTGCGACCACAGGTAGGGAAtggggagggctcagcacagaAACAATGACCTCTGCCAGCTCTctcgtccaggagaaagccacttCTCAAGTCCCTGTCCCacgccagacaactcaattccccatcatatgtccctgctgcctttccagctgctgccccagcgccgGAGCTTGGAGCCAGTGATttcattggtgggtaagtccgcaCATGGTACCTTTAAGAGGAGTggcttggggccggcccggtggctcaggcagttagagctccatgctcctaactccgaaggctgctggttcgattcccacatgggccagtgggctctcaaccacaaggttgccggttcaactcgagtccggcaagggatggtgggcagcgccccctgcaactaagattgaacacagcaccttgagctgagctgcttcccggatggctcatttggttggagctCAGGctcgcaaccacaaggttgccagttcaattcctcgagtcccgcaagggatggtgggcagcgccccctgcaactaagattgaacacggcaccttgaactgaggtgctgctgagctcctggatggctcagttgattggagtgcgtcctctcaaccacaaggttgccggtttgactcccacaagggatggtgggctgcgcccctgcaactagcaatggcaactggacctggagctgagctgcgcccaccacaactaagactgaaaggacaacaacttgaagctgaacagcaccctccacaactaagattgaaaggacaacaacttgacttggaaaaaagtcctggaagtacacactgttccccaataaagtcctgttctccttccccaataaaatctttaaaaaaaaaaaaaaaaaagaagaggagtgGCTAGGAGTGCAGCTGCACTGTCTCAATGTCCCTCAGTCACAAtgtccactggttttcacaatcaaaaattatggggacttctctccccggcactggaactCTGGTCTGGGATCTCTCACTCCTCTAAGGGATGGGGGGActcccacagctgaaatagccctcccgatctttaatggtcacacactgGTATGGCACCAGCCCGTTCCTTGTCTccgaccttcctaccagtctggagatGGCTTCTTCTACATGTctttagttgaaaggcttcagttcagcttgattttaggcgattctcaataaagGTTGTTTTGTacattagttgtaattttgatgtggttgtaagagaaagtaaacaacatttacctactgcacTATCTTGGTTCGAGCCGGAAGTAGTCTTTCTTAACCAGGCAACACAGATGGGTTCAAGGACCTCCCAATCTGGATGCTACCCCACATCAGTCTATAAGTTCTGGAAGTCTACTTGCTAAAGTTCTTTTACATTTGTCCTAAACTCTTCATCCCTACTGCCACTCCCTTAAGCcaggcctctgtcacttcctacCATTATTCTCTAAGATTCTTTAGAACGGGGATCACGTCTACCTCATTCACTAATGTATCGCCAATGCCCAGCACAGCATCTGGTTCACAATTGGTGCTCAGTACATATCCACATGAGTGAACCAGGATTACTGCAATAGCATTGCCACCTGGTCTCCCTAGCTCCAGGCTGCCTCTTGCCAACCCATTCTCCACACTGTGGTCACTGAATCTTTCTAACAGGGATGATGTTATCACTCCCCTCCCGAATTTTCAAATGACTCTCCACTGCCTTTACAATAACATCTAAACTCCTTTTTATACTCTGTAAGACCTGTCACTATCAGATATCTTTTTATCTGTCTGACCTCCGGAAGCTCTTCCACCTTCCATGAACAGGTATACATTCCCATACCTCCCTAACTTTGCATATACTGTTACAAGTTCCTCAGTAGCTTGCAGTTAAGTGTTGATGCAAGTTTGGAATCCATGTCTGGATTAAGTATCATGAGATTCTGAATAACTCAAAAAGCAGAACATGTTTACTCTTCTCCCCAGTACAGCCTCTAGTGCTAAACTGTATTGTGGGCCTTTTATTACCCTCTATTTCTCTCTATTTCCACAGTCCCTGCTTTGGATTCTCCAGATACTCACCACTCCTTATCCTTCCTCTTACTAATTCTTGCCTCCTGAAAGACCCATAcccattcattcaatgaataagTAGCTGCTACTActgtgttgccctgaaaataagacctagctggaccatcagctctaatgtgtcttttggagcaaaaattaatttaagactcggtcttattttaatataagaccgggtatagtataatatagtaccgggtcttacgttaatttttgctccaaaagacacattagagctgatggtccagctaggtcttactttcggggaaacatggtacataccAGGTTCTGCACTTGTTACTGTAAGAGAAGTTCCTTAGCAATAGAGATCCCACATCCAGTTAACTCTCTCTTAATTTGTACTTACTGGCTGTTGATACTGACGTCAAAACCGTCACGAAACTCTTCCTCGCTCACTTCACAGCCCAGGATGTGGACTTGCTCCCCACTGAGGCACATACGAGGCAGAGTGTCAAAGGGTGGGGCCCAGGCTTCCTTCCCCAGGAGGATGGAGAGACGCTGCGGAATACTCACCACAGTACAGATTTCTTGATGAGCGCCTTCAAGAGACTGCGCCCCTCCCATTCCACGGAGTCTGAGGAGAGTGAGACGGATAAACAGCATGACAATACTGAGTTTTACACTTTCACGAACCCGTCGCAACCTCCGCCCCTACCATGTGACCCAtgatccttcctttccacttccTTCCCTTGAGCCCACTTCTGAAGTCCCTGTGCCTGCGACCCCTCACCCCGAAGCAGCACCAGGCCGCCAGAAGCCAATACAGATTCCAACATCTCCAAGCCGCGTCTTGTCCCTTCTCCGACGCGTTATGATGGCGTCACGACCCGCTGCTCCGCCCCGTCCAAGTGAGAGGGGCGGGGCATCCATGATCCCTCCCACCACTAAAATCTGGCATAGTGTGGGATTAGAGGTGGTATGTTCAATTTTCCCACAGGGGCTCACGCAGAGGGGTCCCTCCTAAGGCCTGGAGCACAGACGTATGGACGACACCCCTCTCTACATTTTTACCATGAATAGGGCAGGAAGAGTGGTTGGGACAGTTGTCTATAGAAGGGGCAGGTGGCCTCACAAGCTCGTCCGGCGGCCTGAAATCGGGGACATGTGACGTCAGTGCCCCGTTTACCCGGTTCGAGGCGGGGCTTGTTTtgccccaggccccgccccatcGACACCCTCCGCGCGTGCGCAGTACTGCGGCCTTGTTCGGGACACATTCCACTTTcattatccccacccccacaggccgaGTAGGGGTAACATTAGTCCCGGTGAAGCGAATACACGTCACCACCGGAAGTAGTgtcagaggggaagaggaggggggaagaagggaggagggagcccTTTGGGCGGTAAAATGGCGCCTGTCAGAGTGGGAAATCCTGCTGCAGAGACTGCAGCCCCGCTCCTCA contains the following coding sequences:
- the ELP5 gene encoding elongator complex protein 5 isoform X2, whose amino-acid sequence is MLESVLASGGLVLLRDSVEWEGRSLLKALIKKSVLCGEQVHILGCEVSEEEFRDGFDVSINSQLVYHDLFRDPLNWSKTGEALPEGALGALRAMYRRTDPGPVIIALDSLSWLLLHLPCTTLCQTLHTLSQQDTCSGDSSPVKRVCVLGLLHEELHGPGPMGALSSLAQTEVTLSGTASQTSAHILYRRPRQRPTHKVDPTTHLTFNLRLSKKEKEAKDSLTLPFQFSSEKQQALLCPGSGQATSHIFYEPDAYDDPDQEDPDDDLDI
- the ELP5 gene encoding elongator complex protein 5 isoform X3, which encodes MLESVLASGGLVLLRDSVEWEGRSLLKALIKKSVLCGEQVHILGCEVSEEEFRDGFDVSINSQLVYHDLFRDPLNWSKTGEALPEGALGALRAMYRRTDPGPVIIALDSLSWLLLHLPCTTLCQTLHTLSQQDTCSGDSSPVKRVCVLGLLHEELHGPGPMGALSSLAQTEVTLSGTASQTSAHILYRRPRQRPTHKIQWFSILPDFSVDLQGGPPLESQPHPDPDTPLTAGSTVPWFRPGNQPHLL